The genomic DNA ATCTTCATCTGGAAAAATAAAAAAATTTGGAGAAACATTAGCTAATCTATTCGGCACATCAGAAGAAGGTATACATGTACAAGCATTCTATAATCAAATTTCTAATCTTGATTTATGGAACAGTGAGAATATGAAACTATTTTTAGGATTTTATGAAGGTGAAGTCGTAACTGTTGGTTCATTGATATGTTCAAAAGATAGTATTGGTATTTATGACATAGCAACTAAAGAAGAAATGAGAGGACGAGGATTCGGATCTACTATGTTCAATTTCCTTCTGCAAGAAGCACAAAAATTTAAAAATACTTATTGTGTATTACAAGCTTCACACGATGGAATCAATATTTATAAAAAATCGGGATTTCAAGCTATCGGTAAAATGACTGTATTGGAAAATCGACATTTAATTGAGTAAATCATTCTAGTTAAATCGTCTTTATATAGGAGCTTATAAATCGTTATGAAAAAGATATATCTTGTTACAATAATTTGTGCCTTTATAGTAATAAGTATCTTTGTTTTTCAGAAAATAAATGAACATAAGTATACTAAAGCTATTAATCAATCAAATCATATAAAAAATATCGCACATAGAGGTGCTTCTGCGTACGCACCTGAACATACAATAGCAGCATATAAATTAGGACAACAAATGAATGGAGATTATATAGAAATTGACCTCCAAATGACAAAAGATGGACATTTAGTGGCTATGCATGACGAAACCTTAAATCGTACAACAAATGGTACTGGGCTAGTGAAAGAGCATACATTAGAAGAAATAAAGCAACTAAATGCAGGTTCTTTTTTTAATGAAAAATATCCGAACTTAGCAAAGAAAGAATTTGAAAATGCTAAAGTCCCAACATTAAAAGAAATTATTGA from Bacillus cereus G9842 includes the following:
- a CDS encoding GNAT family N-acetyltransferase: MNYKQLLIDNFVFKTSYVAQFVPGMSVKETKDYISVDCGLPADTFNVITLLNNNLTEGIEKLYKEVFYYNQKKFPMSIWLWDEEQERDIKSELIKIGLKEAEQNIAMVADLETISPPINMPVSFTIQEASSSGKIKKFGETLANLFGTSEEGIHVQAFYNQISNLDLWNSENMKLFLGFYEGEVVTVGSLICSKDSIGIYDIATKEEMRGRGFGSTMFNFLLQEAQKFKNTYCVLQASHDGINIYKKSGFQAIGKMTVLENRHLIE